One stretch of Pelmatolapia mariae isolate MD_Pm_ZW linkage group LG3_W, Pm_UMD_F_2, whole genome shotgun sequence DNA includes these proteins:
- the LOC135932519 gene encoding protein NLRC3-like, whose protein sequence is MGHILFQLLEDNIITFVKNELKKLQKVLSRDYPECLESQREDDEQRSSREAFVKITVDFLRRLKLEELADHLQSKCLIGAFQRDLKSVLRKKFQCVFEGIAKAGNPTLLNQIYTELYITEGGTAEVNDEHEVRQIETASRKPDRPETTIRQEDIFKASPGRDEPIRTVLTKGVAGIGKTVLTQKYTLDWAEDKANQDIQFIFPFTFRELNVLKEEKFSLVGLVHHFFTETKEAGICSFEGFQVVFIFDGLDECRLPLDFHKTTILTDPRKSTSVDVLLINLIRGKLLPSARLWITTRPAAANQIPPDCVDVVTAIRGFTDPQKEEYFRKKLGDEEQASRIISHIKTSRSLHIMCHIPVFCWITATVLEDVLETREGGQLPKTLTEMYIHFLVVQAKVKKVKYDGGAETDPHWSPESRKMMESLGKLAFDQLQKGNLIFYESDLTECGIDIRAASVYSGVFTQIFKEERGLYQDKVFCFIHLSVQEFLAALHVHLTFINFRLNLLDKQQKMSLWSKLLNTQKLQSLHQSAVDKALQSPNGHLDLFLRFLLGLSLQTNQTLLRGLLTQTGSSSQTNQETVQYIKKKLSENLSAEKSINLFHCLNELNDRSLVEEIQQSLRSGSLSTDKLSPAQWSALVFILLSSEKDLDVFDLKKYSASEEALLRLLPVVKASNKAV, encoded by the exons ATGGGTcatattctgttccagctgctggaggacaacatcatcacttttgtgaagaacgagctgaagaagcttcagaAGGTTCTGAGTCGAGATTATCCAGAATGCTTAGAGAGTCAAAGGGAGGATGATgagcagaggagcagcagagaggcatttgtgaagatcacagtggacttcctgAGGAGACTGAAGCTtgaggagctggctgaccatctgcagagca AATGCCTTATTGGAGCTTTTCAACGTGATCTCAAGTCTGTCTTGaggaagaagttccagtgtgtgtttgaggggatcgctaaagcaggaaacccaacccttctgaatcagatctacacagagctctacatcacagagggagggactgcagaggtcaatgatgaacatgaggtcagacagattgaaacagcatccaggaaaccagacagaccagaaacaaccatcagacaagaagacatctttaaagcctcacctggaagagatgaaccaatcagaacagtgctgacaaagggagtggctggcattgggaaaacagtcttaacacagaaatacaccctggactgggctgaagacaaagccaaccaggacatccagttcatatttccattcactttcagagagctgaatgtgctgaaagaggaaaagttcagcttggtgggacttgttcatcacttctttactgaaaccaaagaagcaggaatctgcagctttgaaggcttccaggttgtgttcatctttgatggtctggatgagtgtcgacttcctctggacttccacaaaactacaatcctaactgaccctagaaagtccacctcagtggatgtgctgctgataaacctcatcagggggaaactgcttccctctgctcgcctctggataaccacacgacctgcagcagccaatcagatccctcctgactgtgttgaTGTGGTGACAGCgatcagagggttcactgacccacagaaggaggagtacttcaggaaaaAATTaggagatgaggagcaggccagcaggatcatctcccacatcaagacatcacgaagcctccacatcatgtgccacatcccagtcttctgctggatcactgctacagttctggaggatgtgctggaaaccagagagggaggacagctgcccaagaccctgactgagatgtacatccacttcctggtggttcaggccaaagtgaagaaggtcaagtatgatggaggagctgagacagatccacactggagtccagagagcaggaagatgatggagtctctgggaaaactggcttttgatcagctgcagaaaggaaacctgatcttctatgaatcagacctgacagagtgtggcatcgatatcagagcagcctcagtgtactcaggagtgttcacacagatctttaaagaggagagaggactgtaccaggacaaggtgttctgcttcatccatctgagtgttcaggagtttctggctgctcttcatgtccatctgaccttcatcaactttCGACTCAATCTGCttgataaacaacaaaaaatgtccCTGTGGTCTAAATTACTTAATACTCAAAAACTACAAtctctccaccagagtgctgtggacaaggccttacagagtccaaatggacacctggacttgttcctccgcttcctgcTGGGTCTTTCtttgcagaccaatcagactcttctacgaggtctgctgacacagacaggaagtagctcacagaccaatcaggaaactgtccagtacatcaagaagaagctcagcgagaatctgtctgcagagaaaagcatcaatctgttccactgtctgaatgaactgaatgatcgttctctagtggaggagatccaacagtccctgagatcaggaagtctctccacagataaactgtctcctgctcagtggtcagctctggtcttcatcttactgtcatcagaaaaagatctggatgtgtttgacctgaagaaatactctgcttcagaggaggctcttctgaggctgctgccagtggtcaaagcctccaacaaggctgtgtaa